The Cynocephalus volans isolate mCynVol1 chromosome 16, mCynVol1.pri, whole genome shotgun sequence DNA segment GCTTCCTGGGAACGGATGCTGGCATGTCTGCAAATGTCTCTGGTTCAGGCTTGTCCCCGATTGACAGTTTGGCTGGATGGGGAACTCTGGGATGGAAATCCTTTTCCCTCAGAATCTCGAGGACCTGGCTCCTTTGTCTTCCAGCTTCTAGTCTGGTGCTACTCAAAGCCACATTTCCTGGTCCCCTTTCTGCTCCCTTCCTGCCTGGAAAAGAGCAGCCTGCTGTTCtcctcacccctcacccctcacccctctGGCCTCTGATCCAACTCCCTCCAACCTCATTGTTCCTGTAGGCTCCTGTCTCCTAAGCTCTCTCCTGCTCTTGTTCTGTCTCAGGCGCCCACCCTCCTGAGCCCTATCACAGCAGCCCAGAAACTGTAAGGGGTCTGGTGGATAGGCCCAAAATTCGGCAAACACCCACAGGCTGATCAAAGGTGTCCCCTTTACAGATGTCACACCCCCAAATCCACGCTGCTTTTCCCCTCTGTGTCAGTGCATTTTCctggagaggggatggagagttctACCAGAATCAGGTGCACCGAGTGAGTTTGGTTTGAAGGAGCTTTCTGGGAGATTTTTAAGGACTTGCCCCTGCACCTGGTTAAGAAGCACTGctcagctggctggttaggtcacttGGTTAGTGcacggtgctgagaacaccaaggttcagggttagatccctgtactggtcagccgcccaccgcccccccccaaaaagcagCACTGCTATATATGACGCTATATAAAAATGGCAGTGCCATCTTGTCACGTTTAAATAAACGTTAATATCCACGATAGAGAACACGCCCACAGAACAATATGGAAagtattaggcctcatggctagcttaacatcagcacagccaggttaagcaactttccccccTTTTACCCCCTTCCCTGTCCCTTCTCTGCTCTGGGAACTGGGCAGTGAAATTCCTCTGCTGGGAAAGGGTAAACACGACTGTTATCATCAAAGGAACATCTTGTGGGCTGCCACTTTGGGCTGGAGCACTTTGCACTGATATAGCAGGGACACTAATTAGAAGTCTATGCCCTAACTGACCAGGTGTTAGCAGACTACAAGGGCTATGTCACCTCGCAAACCACTGATTTCGAAGTTGCCCATgactctgccagaaccctcaaagGCTTGTAACCCCCTGCCTTCCTTTGTTCGGGGGAACTGATCTGGCTGTCTCCCCGCCACGTTAGTAGAATAAAGCTCTTAGGCTGAAATGGCGCCTGGCTCgggtctctctttcccttttctctgtcttgcCGAACCTAACAGGAAGGACTAGCCATGTGATACAAAAAGGAAATTcaggtgttctaacaccaagttcaagggtgcagatccccatactggccagctgccaaaacataagttcatggaaagagtcatactatctttttttttctgtcatctggttgcatatatttttaaattctatttcttcatgaactttttgaagtaccttcgtataatCCTTTTATAAACCTTTTACTGTGAAATATTTACCCATGAGCATATAAAACATAGATGTGGTttacaaaatttcaaaagcagACCTGCttgtaaccaccacccagatcaagaagtGGAACATTTCAAGTAACAAAATGACACCTGACCTGTgccccagcaaccccacttccAGAAACACGTGCAAAAACATGGACAGGGATCTTCATGGAAACATGTTCTGGAAcagcaaaaaccaaaccaaaccaaacctaaAGAAGCTTAGCACTGTGCCAGCACCTACAAACATCACTACGTCTAATCTCCATGACCCCTGTGGTGGGATGATGGGAGGTTGAGGTCCCTGAAGTCACTTGGCTGGTCAGTGATGGCGGCGGGGAGCCTAGACAGCCTGACTCAAGGTTGCTTCATTGTGGCCTTTTGTATAAAGTCTTCATGAAActgggggatctgaacccttgaccttggtattataaggctgtgttctaacaaactgagctaactgtcccaCTTGTATAAAAAGTCTTCAAGTGCTCATTGTTTTCTGAAGAGTAATTCACTTTAGGTAATTTAGCTTAAATACATAACCGTAgcgcatcttttttttttttttttttaagtggttggccagggatcgaaccctggaccttggtgttaccaacatcacgctctaatcaactaagccaaccagccagccctaaataatgcatcttttttttctttctttttttttttttttggtggcaggggCGGGGGGTAGTGCATAACTATAAATATGGCCAAAGCTTCCTGCTCAAAAATATTCATCatggtgatatatatatatatatattttttttaaatgactggtaaggggatcttaacccttgacttggtggtgtcagcaccacactctcccaagtgagccacgggccggccctatcacCGTGATATTTTTatagccaaaaataaaacaatttaaatatccaacaatgagcaaataaattaatgataatCGTTAGAATGACTATAACAAAATAATTCAGGgaaaattttaatgtgaaaaacacgttaagtaaaaaatatagaaaataaagttgttcgggccggccccgtggcgcactcgggagagtgcggcgctgggagcgcagcgacgctcctgccgcgggttcggatcccatataggactggccagtgcactcactggctgagtgccagtcacgaaaaaagtTGTTCGTAGAACACAATCACAAGGATGAGcgaaataagagagaaaaagacaggaataagatataccaaaatgttacaaaaaataaagggaggcagggagggagaaggtAGAAATCCTTTTTCTCCTGAAATCGTTTGTGGTTCACTCTCCACACATGGACTGCTCCTTCGGTCCCCTTCACCTCTGGGGGAAGGTACACTAGGCTTGAGAAGTATAATTTTGTCACACATACTGTCATGTTAGCCTAGAGCCCCCAAGGCCCAGGCAGTGTCTAGAACTGGGCTCTGTTGCGGCAGGGGCTTCCCATCACACTCCCTTCCAGTCCCCTTTAAAGGGACTGGAAAAGTGAACTCTGGGTTTATGCTCTACTCCAGTTTGGGGGCTCCCCCCGCCTCTCTTTCTGAGTCAACAGGGAGGCCACTGGCTGGTGCCATTAGAGCTGTGGCCTTGGGTCTCCTGGGAAGCTCCTGGGCACAAAGGCATGGTGGCACCCGTCCCTACCCCAGAGTTTCATCCTGGGCCTTCCTCAGGGGAGTGCTGAGGTCTCTTCCCGGGGCCCTGGGGGGAGCTTAGCTCTAGGATGATGGCACAGGGTAAGGGTCCTACCCTCAAGGAGCCAGAAGATGGGGTGGAGGGGCCGGGTGAAGAGGGCATGGAAGGTGTGCAGGTGCTGGGTCTGGGGCTCCAGGCTGTAGAAGGAGAGGCGGCCAGAGGCCAGGTCCAAATCCACACCCAGGAGCAGCCCGGACACTGCTGGGAGGCGCTGAGCCTCCCCGTTGTGCCAAGCCTGGACACTGTCCTCCTTGATGCACAGTCCCCAGGAGCAGGGCCCACGGCCAATGTTGTCTGTGTGGGGCCCTGGCTTGTGCCGTGGCAATTCTGGGTAGGCGATGCCCAATGTCACTGAATGATCAGATGCGCGCACCTCCCAGTAGTGCCGCCCAGCCTGGAAGCTCTGGGCACACTGCACCTGCCACAGCTCGAAGCTGCTTGGCCTCGCTGGGCCCTGGGGCTGGTGACGGTGCTTCACCTGCTGGTCCTGGCAGGACAGGTAGAAGTGGCGGTTGGCGCTGTCTGCGTCAAAGGTCAGATTGCGATAATCTGTTGGGGAGAGATGGACAAAGTGGACAAGGGTGCCATCCCGTCCACAGGGTAGGGAGAGAGCAGCCACGGCCCATTTACCAACAGCTAAACATCTCCAGGCACGCTGCAGGCTGAGCGCCAGGTGCCATCTCGGAGGTAGGGTCTTCTACAAgccccatctcacagatgagaaaactgaggttcaggccTCAGCCATGTGCCCTGATGTCCACACCCAGCcaagtgatgaccaccgagccactgccagaagctcCCAGGGCTCCCGGGGtggggggactgagggcctcagccatgcccccccaaaaagttcacatccagcccagccacaaccaagccaccactaaaagcccccctgggctcccctgctggaattaggggggtgccacaggcctcaaccacatcCCCCTCTCTCCTTGATCCTCCTTtcaccctgtccccctccccctcccccaactgctgcacatcttagaatgtaaaaaaataataaattaatttaaaaaaaaaaaaaggaaagaaaactgagactcagagaggtatTAATTGGGTATTAAAGTGGAAGAATCGTGTGCCCAGACTGTCCTTAAACATCATGTTGGCTGCATCTGCTTCAGGGTTTTCAGGGTGGATGCGTACGAGGTGTACATCCTGCAACAGGTGTGCAGGGGGTGGGGCCAGGCCCAGGAAGGGCCATGGAGCAGATGTCCTGGCCAGGACAGTCACAGCATACTCCCCCCCACATACGTACTCAtacgtgtgcacacatgcatgtgtgctcacagtgcacacacacatactgtcaggtgcacacaaacacacagacacacttgtacacacacacacgaatacacacacatgcagtaGGCTTCCTTACTCTGCCAGAGTTTCCTCCTCAGGGGACACACTGCACTCAGAACTGGTGTCAGGGGATCTGGGGCTTCTAGGAGGCAAAGTAGTGttaggagagagaagggagaggtcaTGGGGGGGGGGCCCTGAGTGGGCCCTGACCCTACTCCCACCACCCAGCAGGAGGGACAGCTGGGCCCAGAGGGTTAGGGAGAGCTCTTGAGTCAGCCTTACCCACGGGACCTAAGTCAGCAGCCTTGGCTGGTGCCCTGGAGTTGCCCCCATCTTCCAGGAGGAGGCCACACAGCCGGCTCAGCAACTCATTCAGGTCGCCCAGCAGTTGGTCTTCATCCCACTGCAGAGGGGTCAGTGGCCCCAGAGGCCCTGGTGGCTCAAAGAGCTGTAATTCCTGAGCCCCAGGGGCAGCTGCAGTAAGCTTGGTATGAAGGACAGGGAAGCAAGTCCCCCCAGCCTACTGCCCTGAGGCCTGGTACCTGGAGGAAGGTCCGGTCATCTGCCTGCTCCAGGAGATCCCGGATCCTGTGGCCACAGTGATCCAGGGCGTCCAGGTGGCCCCGTAGCTGCTGCTCCTCATCCTGGGCCTGTGCCAGCACCTGTGTCTTGGCTGCCTCAATGCCCTTCAGCACCAAGTCCCGCCGCATCTCCAGTGCCTGCAGCAGGCTGCTGAACTTGCCAGAGACCGAGGAGGCCAAGGTGCAGGCTGAGCTCTGGGTGGGCACGGGAGGAGCCTCTGGGTGGCCAGGGCATTGAACCATGCCAAGGCAGGCCTGTGTCAGGGCTGCCCACTGGGCTGAGGGGTAGGGATGTGGGGAGCCAGCATCCCAGGAATCTCTGCCTCCTAGGTCCCAGATTCCTGCTCAGCCCCTTACTCCTTGCTGCCAGGAGGCATTTTCAAGGTAGCTCACACCTGCTGCCCAGTGACCCAGGAACCAGCTGGTGGCTGTGCACAGGACAGTGAGGACATGGTAGGTGGAACAAAGACTGCCCTTTTACCTGGATCTGGCTGCTTCGCTGCTGCAGCTCCTGTAGGTGGGTCTCAGCCTGGGTGGCCTTCTGCTGGGTGACCTCCAGCTCAGCTCTCAGCCTGGCCTATGGTGCCCGCCCATAGGACAAGTGACAAGAGAAGTCCAGGATTGGCTGTGAAGTCCCCTCCACCCCAGACAACCGACAAATACCAGATGCAGAGCACCCCCTCCTTGTGCCATCCCTGGCCAGGATGACCAGCGGGCTAGCCTACAGAACACCTGCCTTGGTATAATGGGGGAATTAGAGTCCCAGGGAGGCCTAGACCAAGCCCCTTCCCCACCTGGAGCAGAAGCCTTGGGCTGAAGACCTGACTTCCCACTTCTTGCAGGCTAAGCAATCTGGGGCAGAGCACCCAGCCCCTCTGGGCTGTAATCTCCCCACCTCAATCAATAAATGGGAGCAATAATGCTGGCTCAGGCAGCCTTGCAGGGAAGGGGTGACAATCCAAAGCTGTCTGACAAGTAGGGAGGTCGATGCATGTATAAAGCAGATTCTTCTGAGGACCCGGCTGGTCCTTGACTCTAGCTTTGGGCATGAGGGAGAGACGGGACCCCATTTGTCAGAAGCCCCCATCAAGAGTCTCACTACCTCGCTTCTGCTCCTCCCAACACTTTTAGGTGGAGACTGttatccccacttcacagatgaggaaacaggctcattGAAGTTGATAATTTGGTCGAAGTCCTCAGATTTTCCAACGCCTGTGCTTTTTGTCCAGGCCCCCGCCCCCCTCCAGCATGGAAACAGGTGAGAAGGTAGGAAGTGGGAGTGTTTCCCACTGCGGTTCCTAATAACAGTTCCGCGTCACTGGGACACTGACCTCTTAAGTAGCTCCTAAGTCTCTTAAGGGCAGGGACCTGGTTTGATTTACTGATATTCAGTCCCTGCTACATAGAGCAGGTGCTCCACACATTTACTGAATGAAGCGTGTTCCGGGAGCACCTGCTGCACACCAGACAGCTCTCTAGGGCGGGGAACAGGGCCGGGGAGCCGACTGCCCCAATATCCCCGACTCCCGCATTCATTCCGAGGGCCTTTTCGGAGCATCTCCGGAGACCGTCCCATGGGCAGTGCCTGGGGCTGGTCACCCCAGCCGGATGCACACACCCTCGGTTTCTGTACTGACCCCAGCTTCTGGGGACCTCCGGTCTCCTGCTGAAGCTTCTCGCCTCTGCCCGGGCGCCCGGAGACAGACAGCAAGCCCGGTCCCGCGGGAGTCACCTCGGCCTTTGCCAGGCTGCGgccggcccccccccccccatttcccGCCTTCTCGCCGGCGGCGACGTCACCTCGCGCTCGCGGCGCTCGGCGTCCAGCAGCGCCCGCTCGTGGAGGCGACACTCGCGCACGGTGCACGCGCTGCACACGCAGCGGTCCTCGGTCCGGCAGAAGAGCTCGAGCGGCCGCCCGTGGCGGGGACAGAGCgcgccggggccggggccgggggcCGGGCCGGGGTCGGGGGCCGGGGCGGGCCCGGCGCGCACCACCTCCAGCACGGCGCTGAGCGCCACGTTGCGGCGCAGCTCGGCTCCGTCGGGGAAGGGCCC contains these protein-coding regions:
- the TRIM65 gene encoding E3 ubiquitin-protein ligase TRIM65 is translated as MAAQLLEDKLNCAICLGLYRDPVTLPCGHNFCGACLRDWWGRCEKACPECRGPFPDGAELRRNVALSAVLEVVRAGPAPAPDPGPAPGPGPGALCPRHGRPLELFCRTEDRCVCSACTVRECRLHERALLDAERREREARLRAELEVTQQKATQAETHLQELQQRSSQIQSSACTLASSVSGKFSSLLQALEMRRDLVLKGIEAAKTQVLAQAQDEEQQLRGHLDALDHCGHRIRDLLEQADDRTFLQELQLFEPPGPLGPLTPLQWDEDQLLGDLNELLSRLCGLLLEDGGNSRAPAKAADLGPVEAPDPLTPVLSAVCPLRRKLWQNYRNLTFDADSANRHFYLSCQDQQVKHRHQPQGPARPSSFELWQVQCAQSFQAGRHYWEVRASDHSVTLGIAYPELPRHKPGPHTDNIGRGPCSWGLCIKEDSVQAWHNGEAQRLPAVSGLLLGVDLDLASGRLSFYSLEPQTQHLHTFHALFTRPLHPIFWLLEGRTLTLCHHPRAKLPPGPREETSALP